One part of the Candidatus Zixiibacteriota bacterium genome encodes these proteins:
- a CDS encoding ArsC/Spx/MgsR family protein codes for MLKRAQMYCKKSNSSCEEAISFLEENGVIVSVRDMDKNPLTRRELHRILGYQNPKYYLDMTSPIYSKKKLDIKLPPREELLEMIVEHPELLRQPIIQSGRLMTIGVGKKQLAEMFQISTSDNGSGKNKKTHGVRNK; via the coding sequence ATGTTAAAACGAGCGCAAATGTATTGTAAAAAATCCAATTCTTCGTGTGAGGAGGCAATTTCATTTCTTGAGGAAAATGGTGTTATTGTATCAGTCCGGGACATGGATAAGAATCCTTTGACTCGGAGAGAATTGCACAGGATATTGGGATATCAAAACCCCAAGTATTACCTTGATATGACATCACCGATTTACAGCAAGAAAAAACTGGATATCAAATTGCCGCCTCGCGAAGAATTATTGGAAATGATTGTTGAACATCCTGAACTTTTGCGTCAGCCAATAATTCAGTCGGGACGATTGATGACGATAGGCGTCGGAAAAAAACAATTGGCAGAAATGTTTCAAATATCCACGTCAGATAACGGTTCCGGGAAAAATAAGAAGACACATGGAGTAAGAAATAAATAG
- a CDS encoding O-methyltransferase translates to MKFEAIDSYLHKITPQSEEILKEMEDFAAEKGFPIIGPLVGRFLCQMAMVTKAKKILELGSGFGYSAYWFSLGMGGRGHIVMTDADSSNKERAFQYFIRGGLRTSIRFLPGDALELVAPLRVGYDIVLNDIDKVEYPETIDVAHRLLRPGGLFITDNLLWSGKVMDMRVKDPDTRGIRKFTKMLYSDDRFLTSLLPVRDGISVAVKR, encoded by the coding sequence ATGAAATTTGAGGCTATAGATTCGTATTTGCATAAAATCACTCCCCAGAGCGAGGAAATCCTGAAGGAGATGGAAGATTTCGCCGCGGAAAAGGGATTTCCGATTATTGGTCCTCTGGTGGGCAGATTTTTATGTCAAATGGCGATGGTGACGAAGGCAAAAAAAATACTTGAGTTGGGCTCAGGATTCGGATATTCGGCTTATTGGTTTTCGCTGGGTATGGGCGGGCGAGGCCATATTGTAATGACCGACGCCGATTCTTCCAATAAAGAGCGGGCTTTTCAATATTTCATACGCGGCGGACTTAGAACCTCAATAAGATTCCTGCCGGGAGATGCACTGGAATTAGTTGCTCCGTTGAGGGTAGGTTATGATATTGTACTTAATGATATCGACAAGGTAGAATATCCAGAGACTATTGATGTCGCTCACCGCCTATTACGTCCGGGGGGGTTATTTATCACCGATAATTTGCTATGGTCGGGCAAGGTTATGGATATGAGGGTGAAAGACCCGGACACCAGAGGAATTCGCAAATTTACGAAAATGCTGTATTCGGATGACCGATTTCTAACCTCTCTGCTCCCCGTAAGAGACGGTATTTCTGTAGCAGTCAAGCGATAA
- the speE gene encoding polyamine aminopropyltransferase, with protein MSVEPDKEYIHEESMDELWNVWYTELHQNKSGITIKVDRVLESLESDFQRIDVLDTAEFGRALVLYGSLMVADGDTGAYNEMIAHVPLFAHPSPKEVLIIGGGDGGSTTNVLLHDEVKRSTICEIDEKVIEISKKYFPKLANGFSDPRCRILIEDGKKFIETTDEKFDLIILDLSDPVGPAADLFRKEFHSAVYDRLNDDGIMVAQSESPLYNPRTVSAMYANLKEIFPIVRMYTCYMPIYPSTFWSFAFCSKKYHPLGDFDEKRYKETDLSECDYYNKDVHFGSFALPKYVKKLIE; from the coding sequence ATGTCAGTGGAGCCCGATAAAGAATATATACATGAAGAATCTATGGACGAACTCTGGAACGTTTGGTACACTGAATTGCATCAGAATAAATCCGGAATCACTATCAAAGTTGACCGAGTTTTGGAATCATTGGAATCCGACTTCCAGCGCATTGATGTTCTCGACACCGCCGAATTCGGAAGGGCGCTCGTTCTCTACGGTTCGCTCATGGTTGCCGACGGCGACACCGGCGCTTACAATGAAATGATCGCCCATGTCCCCCTGTTTGCGCATCCATCTCCAAAAGAAGTTCTGATAATCGGCGGAGGCGACGGCGGAAGCACGACCAATGTTCTGTTGCACGATGAAGTAAAACGCAGTACAATTTGTGAAATCGACGAAAAAGTTATTGAAATCTCCAAAAAATATTTTCCAAAACTGGCCAATGGCTTTTCCGACCCTCGTTGCCGCATTCTAATTGAAGACGGCAAAAAATTTATTGAAACTACCGATGAAAAATTCGATTTAATAATTCTCGACCTGTCCGATCCGGTCGGCCCGGCAGCGGACTTGTTCCGAAAGGAATTTCACTCGGCGGTTTATGACAGACTCAACGATGATGGTATTATGGTCGCTCAATCGGAATCGCCGCTTTATAATCCTCGCACGGTATCGGCAATGTATGCCAACCTTAAGGAAATATTTCCCATAGTCCGCATGTACACTTGCTATATGCCGATTTATCCATCAACTTTCTGGTCATTCGCTTTCTGCTCCAAAAAATATCATCCCCTTGGTGATTTCGACGAAAAACGCTATAAAGAGACAGATTTGTCCGAATGCGACTATTATAACAAAGACGTCCATTTCGGATCGTTTGCGTTACCGAAATATGTAAAAAAATTGATTGAATAA
- the ispH gene encoding 4-hydroxy-3-methylbut-2-enyl diphosphate reductase, producing the protein MKKNIKKIILASHYGFCMGVKRAIKIAEETGNSKSGPVNVLNEIVHNDAVVEKLSQEGVGLVSSIQKALKGTIIISAHGQPRSTFEEAEKLGLKVVDATCPLVIRIHDIIQDLIKKDYDIIHFGDLKHDETKGVVGYAPEGRVRVMGEVEDLRNIDLSRTKVALTSQTTARVEDFEQIGAEVKKIIPQIEVFNTICNATTQRQAAVVALAGKVDVILVVGSSSSANSKRLRSISEEICGRAYLINSARSLEPEWLDGVTDVGLTAGASTPEYLVDEVISYLQDLSGGKAQVIRTPKKRKRRRPDERKRISEDRI; encoded by the coding sequence ATGAAGAAAAACATCAAAAAGATAATACTGGCATCGCATTACGGCTTCTGCATGGGCGTAAAAAGGGCAATAAAGATCGCCGAGGAGACGGGAAATTCAAAATCGGGACCGGTCAATGTATTAAATGAGATTGTACATAATGACGCCGTCGTGGAAAAATTATCTCAAGAAGGCGTCGGGTTGGTGAGTTCGATTCAAAAAGCCTTGAAGGGCACGATAATAATATCCGCTCACGGACAGCCTCGCTCGACTTTTGAGGAAGCCGAAAAGCTCGGATTGAAAGTAGTTGACGCAACCTGTCCTCTCGTAATTCGGATTCATGATATCATTCAGGATTTAATAAAAAAAGACTATGATATTATCCATTTCGGCGATTTGAAGCATGATGAAACAAAAGGGGTTGTCGGTTATGCTCCTGAAGGAAGAGTCAGGGTCATGGGCGAAGTCGAGGATTTGCGGAATATTGATCTATCCCGAACCAAAGTCGCGTTGACTTCCCAGACAACGGCTCGAGTGGAGGATTTTGAGCAAATTGGCGCCGAAGTAAAAAAAATAATTCCTCAAATAGAAGTTTTTAACACGATCTGTAACGCGACGACTCAAAGGCAGGCGGCCGTTGTGGCGTTGGCCGGCAAGGTTGATGTTATTTTAGTAGTGGGTTCTTCTAGTTCGGCGAATTCGAAAAGACTTCGTTCCATATCGGAGGAGATTTGCGGTCGGGCCTATCTTATCAATTCGGCGCGATCATTAGAGCCCGAATGGTTGGATGGCGTTACCGATGTCGGATTAACCGCCGGAGCCTCAACGCCCGAATATCTTGTCGATGAAGTTATCTCATATCTGCAGGATTTATCGGGCGGAAAAGCGCAGGTAATCCGCACCCCCAAAAAGCGAAAGCGTCGGCGTCCGGATGAGCGGAAACGAATCTCTGAGGACAGAATATAA
- the pdxS gene encoding pyridoxal 5'-phosphate synthase lyase subunit PdxS, giving the protein MTVKVGLAEMLRNGVIMDVTNAEQARIAEDSGAVAVMALERVPSDIRTEGGVARMADPEIIEKIKSTVSIPVMAKCRIGHFAEAQILEALEVDFIDESEVLTPADYENHIDKFQFRIPFVCGCRNLSEALRRFAEGAAMIRTKGEAGTGDVSEAVKHLRLINRQIKGLTVARADALPTMAKELVAPLDLVKYVAENGRLPVPNFAAGGMATPADASLCMQLGAESVFVGSGIFKSENPALMAKAIVMAVAHFDNPKELANISRGLGKGMKGRSVASIDESELLHTR; this is encoded by the coding sequence ATGACGGTTAAAGTCGGTCTGGCCGAAATGTTGCGTAACGGCGTTATCATGGACGTTACCAATGCTGAACAGGCCAGGATTGCCGAAGACAGCGGTGCCGTGGCGGTGATGGCTCTCGAACGGGTGCCTTCCGATATAAGGACTGAAGGCGGCGTAGCTCGCATGGCGGACCCTGAGATTATTGAAAAAATCAAATCGACGGTTAGCATACCCGTGATGGCCAAATGCCGAATTGGGCATTTTGCGGAAGCGCAGATTCTCGAGGCGCTGGAAGTTGATTTTATTGATGAGTCAGAAGTATTGACACCAGCTGATTATGAAAATCATATCGATAAGTTTCAGTTTCGTATTCCATTTGTTTGCGGTTGCCGAAATTTGTCCGAGGCCCTGCGGCGTTTCGCTGAAGGCGCGGCGATGATTCGCACTAAAGGCGAAGCCGGGACCGGAGATGTTTCCGAGGCAGTAAAACATTTGAGGCTGATTAATCGTCAGATCAAGGGATTAACGGTTGCGCGCGCCGACGCTCTGCCGACAATGGCCAAAGAGCTTGTGGCTCCATTGGATTTGGTAAAGTATGTGGCTGAGAACGGCCGTTTGCCAGTGCCCAATTTCGCGGCCGGAGGAATGGCTACTCCCGCCGACGCCTCGTTGTGTATGCAGCTCGGAGCAGAATCAGTTTTTGTCGGTTCGGGCATTTTTAAATCTGAAAATCCGGCGTTGATGGCCAAGGCAATCGTGATGGCTGTGGCGCATTTTGATAATCCCAAGGAACTGGCCAATATATCGCGCGGTTTGGGCAAGGGCATGAAAGGCCGAAGTGTTGCCTCCATCGATGAATCGGAACTGTTGCATACGCGATGA
- a CDS encoding type III PLP-dependent enzyme, which produces MKAISLRNKPGTRHLRGIDLRRVRPIFKSVDTPFMVLRTGRIRHNINRLRDSLPDIEIYYAVKANDHDSILRTLIDEKCNFDISSVRELDKIVENGGQVNSAIHTNPIKMIPEFDAAVNTGVRTFAADNILELEKFSKYGDRAGVLIRFKTDTGASAVNLSYKFGAELSDIPDILDRIKDLGLTFRGFCFHVGSQCTETDLYIKSIKTAGKLIGMARAKGFDSEILDIGGGFPIEYTANIPSIEDMGRAIIAALKEYIDPYIKVICEPGRFICGDSVTLFTSVIGKTVRDGKKWYYIDDGLYGSFSGRLYDHCSYQIVTNRNTKWEKAVLAGPTCDSFDVVYENCLLPPLELGDILMFPAMGAYCSVSATDFNGLKHARIVTVDW; this is translated from the coding sequence ATGAAAGCAATCAGTCTTCGAAATAAACCGGGAACGAGGCATCTGCGCGGAATCGACCTGCGCCGTGTTCGACCGATTTTTAAGTCGGTAGATACCCCCTTTATGGTTCTTAGAACCGGTCGGATTCGCCATAATATTAACCGCCTGCGCGACTCCCTGCCTGACATCGAAATTTATTATGCCGTTAAGGCTAACGATCATGATTCTATCCTGAGAACCCTGATTGATGAAAAATGTAATTTTGATATCTCATCCGTCCGCGAACTCGATAAAATCGTCGAAAACGGTGGACAGGTAAACTCCGCCATCCACACCAATCCAATAAAGATGATCCCTGAATTCGACGCCGCCGTAAACACCGGCGTCAGAACTTTTGCTGCCGACAACATCCTGGAACTGGAAAAATTTTCAAAGTATGGCGACAGGGCCGGGGTGCTGATCCGATTCAAAACCGATACGGGCGCTTCGGCCGTCAACCTGTCTTATAAATTTGGCGCCGAATTATCAGATATACCAGATATACTCGACCGTATAAAAGATTTGGGATTAACCTTCAGAGGATTTTGTTTCCATGTCGGCTCCCAATGCACCGAAACCGATCTTTATATAAAGTCAATTAAAACCGCCGGAAAATTAATTGGGATGGCGAGAGCCAAAGGATTCGACTCCGAAATCCTCGATATCGGCGGCGGTTTCCCGATTGAATATACCGCCAATATTCCCTCAATTGAGGATATGGGTCGAGCCATAATCGCGGCTCTGAAGGAATACATCGATCCTTATATAAAAGTTATTTGCGAACCTGGCCGATTTATCTGCGGTGACTCCGTGACTCTTTTCACTTCAGTGATTGGTAAGACTGTTCGAGACGGCAAAAAATGGTATTATATAGATGATGGTCTGTACGGTTCATTTTCCGGCAGATTATATGACCATTGTTCTTATCAAATCGTAACCAATCGGAATACCAAATGGGAAAAAGCGGTTCTGGCCGGACCCACCTGCGATTCATTTGATGTTGTATACGAAAATTGCCTCTTACCTCCTCTTGAACTCGGAGATATTTTGATGTTTCCGGCCATGGGAGCGTATTGCAGTGTTTCGGCGACAGATTTCAACGGCCTTAAGCACGCTCGCATCGTCACGGTAGATTGGTAA
- a CDS encoding XRE family transcriptional regulator — MKIEIGQKIKDLRLAAELTQAELADRAQLTKGFISQIENNQTSISLDSMIDILDALGMSIGEFFAQENEADRITFSRDDRVSISGRGGDSFETLVPGSTNMLMDPIRVTLSLGQSLALEEPHYGEEFGYVLTGQLTIKYGKRTYRVKKGGCFYFPAHKKHQIMNKGKVSSTFIWVMTPPQM; from the coding sequence ATGAAGATAGAAATTGGACAGAAGATAAAAGACCTGCGCCTGGCCGCCGAGCTGACTCAGGCGGAACTCGCCGACCGGGCTCAGCTAACCAAGGGTTTCATTTCGCAAATCGAAAATAATCAGACTTCGATCTCTCTCGACTCGATGATTGATATTCTTGATGCCCTGGGTATGTCCATTGGCGAGTTTTTCGCCCAAGAAAACGAAGCCGACCGGATAACCTTCAGCCGTGATGATCGCGTTTCCATTTCTGGCCGAGGCGGAGATTCGTTTGAAACACTGGTTCCCGGTTCAACCAATATGCTCATGGATCCCATTCGGGTTACATTGAGCCTGGGTCAATCTCTGGCATTGGAGGAACCGCATTACGGCGAGGAATTCGGTTATGTTCTGACCGGACAGCTTACTATAAAATACGGCAAAAGAACATATCGTGTCAAAAAAGGTGGGTGTTTTTATTTTCCGGCCCACAAAAAACACCAAATTATGAACAAAGGCAAGGTGTCCTCTACATTTATATGGGTTATGACGCCGCCTCAGATGTAA
- the lpdA gene encoding dihydrolipoyl dehydrogenase, with protein sequence MYDIAIIGSGPGGYTAGIRAALKGANVAVIEEDKLGGVCLNRGCIPSKSLIAGANLFQKMKHAQSFGITLDSPPRPDWTAMLARKDKIVSGLVGGIGTLFKSYGVEHYNGFGRLVSKNKIHVDLANETETEIEAKNIIIATGSRPAIIPAFPIDGENVLSSDHLLEMVSLPESMLIIGAGVIGCEWAFMLAQLEVKVEMVEMMPHALPLEDEMVSKTIERELKKLKIKLHTNVKVERLEVSDNKLISAVLTNGKKLESEKVLVSIGRAFNTQDIGLEEVGIKLNDNGSVKVNAMMQTNRKNIYSVGDVAGKVLLAYTAVAEGAVAVDNFLGGSVKADYNAFPSVIFTQPEAASVGMTEQQAAKKHKIAIGSFPIRALGKAHAEGEIAGEVKVIGDKKTDKILGIHIVGPHATEVIHTAMLAIKQKLTVSDLGSMIFAHPVISESVMEACHNLHKMSVHLPGQK encoded by the coding sequence ATGTACGATATAGCCATTATCGGCTCCGGACCGGGGGGATATACCGCGGGAATCAGAGCCGCTCTCAAAGGTGCTAATGTCGCCGTTATCGAGGAAGATAAACTGGGCGGAGTTTGTCTTAACCGGGGATGTATTCCATCCAAGTCGCTAATCGCCGGAGCGAATCTGTTTCAAAAAATGAAACATGCGCAATCTTTCGGTATCACACTGGATTCACCGCCACGGCCGGATTGGACGGCGATGCTGGCAAGAAAAGATAAAATCGTATCCGGCTTAGTAGGCGGAATCGGGACGTTATTTAAAAGTTACGGCGTCGAACATTACAATGGCTTTGGGCGGTTGGTATCAAAAAACAAAATTCATGTTGACTTGGCCAATGAAACCGAAACCGAAATCGAGGCGAAAAATATAATTATCGCCACCGGCTCGCGGCCGGCGATTATTCCGGCTTTTCCGATTGACGGCGAGAATGTGTTATCTTCCGACCACCTATTGGAAATGGTATCATTACCGGAATCTATGCTGATAATCGGAGCGGGGGTGATTGGCTGCGAATGGGCTTTTATGCTGGCTCAGCTCGAGGTGAAAGTTGAGATGGTGGAGATGATGCCACATGCTTTGCCTCTGGAAGATGAGATGGTATCGAAGACGATTGAACGGGAATTGAAGAAACTAAAGATTAAGCTGCATACCAATGTCAAAGTCGAGCGTCTCGAAGTATCGGACAATAAATTAATCAGCGCCGTCTTAACGAACGGTAAAAAACTGGAATCGGAAAAGGTACTGGTTTCAATCGGGCGGGCGTTTAACACTCAGGATATCGGTCTCGAAGAAGTTGGCATCAAACTAAATGATAATGGCTCGGTCAAAGTCAACGCGATGATGCAGACGAACCGGAAAAACATATATTCCGTTGGGGATGTGGCCGGAAAGGTACTTTTGGCATATACGGCTGTTGCCGAAGGAGCAGTGGCGGTTGATAATTTCCTGGGGGGATCGGTCAAGGCCGATTATAACGCTTTCCCCTCGGTAATATTCACGCAGCCCGAAGCGGCCTCGGTGGGTATGACAGAACAACAGGCGGCTAAAAAGCATAAGATTGCCATCGGTTCATTTCCAATACGAGCTCTGGGTAAGGCTCATGCCGAGGGTGAAATCGCGGGAGAAGTAAAGGTAATCGGGGATAAGAAAACGGATAAAATTCTCGGGATTCATATTGTCGGGCCGCATGCCACCGAAGTGATACATACGGCGATGCTGGCGATAAAGCAAAAATTAACAGTTTCAGATCTTGGTTCTATGATATTTGCGCATCCGGTAATTTCAGAATCTGTAATGGAAGCCTGCCACAATCTGCATAAAATGTCGGTTCATTTACCTGGTCAAAAATAA
- a CDS encoding electron transfer flavoprotein-ubiquinone oxidoreductase, which yields MDIERDILEVDVLIVGAGPAGLACAYHLMKNLEGKDGEPPTILVVEKGSHPGAHSLSGAVMDSSGISALIPDFLEKEMPYEGKVEKDSLLYLNKTSHFKFPLTPPGMGNEGKYIISLNKFVGWLAEQTEALGVEIYSETAAYDLIVENGQTVGIQTVDMGLDKGGHKRSNFEPGTIIKANITVLAEGTHGSLTKQTSEKLAIFNESINQSYLTGIKEVWEIPGGRLDDGEIIHTFGEPLENYEYGGGFIYKMSDKLATIGFAVGLNSPDPTNDPHRIFHEFKLHPSIKRIVEGGVMLHYGAKTIPEGGYYAMPRLYDNNLLIIGDSAGFLNSQRLKGIHLAIQSGIMAADTIAEAIEKNDFSSATLKNMQIRFEKSSARDELYKVRNYHQGFEGGLYSGMINFGFQFLTGGRGLFDRRETKPDHTHMMKFERFFRGGRKPKEPMKFDNQYIYDKLTDVYKSGTKHEEEQPSHLVIADFDICNNQCVEEFGNPCQYFCPAQVYEMVDNDDGSGKHLQLTPSNCVHCKTCDIADPYQIITWVVPEGGGGPNYENC from the coding sequence ATGGATATAGAGCGCGATATTCTTGAAGTTGATGTGTTAATTGTCGGCGCCGGTCCGGCCGGTCTGGCCTGCGCTTATCATTTGATGAAAAATCTCGAAGGGAAAGACGGCGAACCTCCTACCATACTGGTTGTAGAAAAAGGCAGCCATCCGGGAGCGCACAGCCTCTCGGGTGCGGTAATGGATTCGTCCGGTATTTCCGCATTGATTCCTGATTTTTTGGAAAAAGAAATGCCGTATGAGGGGAAGGTTGAGAAAGATTCGCTGTTATATCTGAATAAGACCTCTCATTTCAAATTTCCCCTTACTCCTCCGGGAATGGGCAACGAAGGCAAGTATATCATTTCCTTAAATAAATTTGTCGGTTGGCTTGCCGAACAGACCGAGGCCCTGGGAGTTGAAATATATTCCGAAACAGCTGCTTATGATCTGATTGTGGAAAACGGCCAGACGGTTGGAATCCAGACCGTGGATATGGGATTGGATAAGGGGGGTCATAAGCGCTCCAATTTTGAACCGGGGACGATTATTAAGGCTAATATAACGGTATTGGCCGAAGGGACACACGGTTCGCTAACCAAACAAACCAGCGAAAAGCTGGCGATATTCAATGAGAGTATTAATCAATCTTATCTAACAGGGATCAAGGAAGTTTGGGAGATACCGGGCGGCCGACTTGACGATGGCGAAATTATTCATACGTTCGGTGAGCCTCTCGAGAATTATGAGTACGGCGGCGGATTCATTTATAAAATGTCCGATAAGCTGGCAACGATTGGTTTCGCGGTTGGACTGAATTCTCCCGACCCAACTAATGACCCCCATCGGATATTTCATGAGTTCAAGCTACACCCCTCGATTAAAAGAATTGTTGAAGGCGGTGTCATGCTCCATTACGGGGCCAAAACGATCCCCGAGGGGGGATATTACGCCATGCCCCGCCTGTACGACAATAATCTTTTAATAATCGGCGACAGCGCCGGATTTTTGAATTCGCAGCGTTTGAAAGGGATACACCTGGCGATTCAATCAGGCATAATGGCGGCCGATACAATCGCCGAGGCAATTGAGAAAAATGATTTTTCCTCGGCGACCCTGAAGAATATGCAGATCCGTTTTGAAAAAAGCTCGGCTCGCGATGAGCTTTATAAAGTACGCAACTATCACCAGGGTTTTGAGGGCGGTCTGTATAGCGGAATGATAAATTTCGGTTTTCAATTTCTAACCGGTGGGCGGGGTTTATTCGATCGGCGGGAGACCAAACCGGATCATACTCACATGATGAAATTTGAGAGATTTTTCCGTGGCGGACGGAAACCGAAAGAGCCGATGAAATTTGATAATCAATATATATATGATAAATTGACCGATGTTTATAAAAGCGGAACCAAGCATGAAGAGGAGCAGCCTTCGCATCTGGTCATCGCTGATTTTGATATCTGCAATAATCAATGTGTTGAGGAATTCGGGAACCCCTGCCAGTATTTCTGCCCGGCCCAGGTTTATGAGATGGTTGATAACGACGATGGTTCCGGTAAACATCTTCAGTTGACGCCTTCAAACTGCGTTCACTGCAAAACCTGCGACATCGCTGATCCTTATCAGATTATTACCTGGGTTGTACCCGAAGGCGGGGGCGGCCCCAATTACGAAAATTGCTAA
- a CDS encoding Rieske 2Fe-2S domain-containing protein, translating into MSKSIELGPAAEISVNDSKIYNLEAIDVAVYNIDGRYYAIGVNCPHAGVVITKGFVDGSIIICPGHGYKFDIITGKCMDNPELRLAKFNLKVSDGILFVTF; encoded by the coding sequence ATGAGTAAGTCGATCGAGTTGGGCCCCGCCGCGGAGATTTCCGTTAATGATTCAAAGATATATAATCTTGAGGCTATAGATGTGGCGGTTTATAATATTGACGGGAGATATTATGCTATTGGCGTTAATTGTCCTCATGCCGGAGTGGTAATAACAAAAGGATTCGTTGACGGAAGTATAATAATCTGTCCCGGTCACGGATATAAGTTTGATATTATAACCGGAAAATGTATGGATAATCCGGAACTCAGACTGGCAAAATTCAATTTGAAAGTTTCAGATGGAATTTTATTCGTAACGTTTTAA
- the speD gene encoding adenosylmethionine decarboxylase, which produces MKKLGRHLLAEFTDCDSRILTDHELLQKILTDAARESGATIVQTVFHDYNPHGFSGVIVIAESHIAIHTWPEYGYIAADFFTCGDRVDPRKGCYYLKENLNCGAMFTREISRGIPSNKDEIIPFKPEESSSGREVA; this is translated from the coding sequence ATGAAAAAACTGGGACGGCATCTTCTTGCGGAATTTACCGATTGCGACTCACGAATTCTGACCGATCACGAATTATTGCAAAAAATTCTCACCGACGCGGCTCGTGAATCGGGGGCAACGATAGTTCAAACAGTATTTCATGATTATAACCCGCACGGGTTTTCGGGCGTAATAGTTATCGCCGAGTCGCATATAGCGATCCATACCTGGCCGGAATACGGATATATCGCCGCCGACTTTTTCACTTGCGGCGACCGCGTTGACCCCCGGAAAGGCTGCTATTATCTAAAGGAAAATCTCAACTGCGGAGCCATGTTTACCCGGGAGATTAGCCGCGGAATTCCCAGCAACAAGGATGAAATAATTCCGTTTAAGCCGGAAGAATCCTCCTCTGGCAGGGAAGTGGCTTAA
- the pdxT gene encoding pyridoxal 5'-phosphate synthase glutaminase subunit PdxT → MTSKRPAVGLLALQGDYQKHEEVLRRLDVSTIEVHRAEDFSKIDRLIIPGGESTTMLNLLVRFDLEDIFISFAREKPVWGTCAGMILLAKKINNSDQKAFGLIDIDIDRNGYGRQYFSTVADSQISLNGHSEELNLVFIRAPRVTHVGDKTQVLMEWKGDPVLLCQNNILVSSFHPELTGSVFLHDYFISKFWPDA, encoded by the coding sequence ATGACATCTAAACGTCCCGCAGTCGGTTTGCTGGCTCTCCAGGGCGATTATCAGAAGCACGAAGAAGTTCTGCGGCGTTTGGATGTATCTACAATTGAAGTCCATCGCGCCGAAGATTTTTCCAAAATTGACAGATTGATAATTCCCGGGGGCGAATCCACAACAATGCTCAACCTTCTCGTACGTTTTGATTTGGAGGATATTTTTATATCTTTTGCCAGAGAAAAGCCTGTCTGGGGTACCTGTGCCGGGATGATTCTTTTGGCGAAAAAAATCAACAACAGCGATCAAAAGGCTTTTGGCCTGATAGATATTGATATTGACCGCAACGGCTACGGTCGGCAATATTTTTCAACCGTAGCCGATTCTCAAATTTCACTTAACGGTCATTCCGAAGAACTCAATCTGGTTTTTATTCGTGCTCCCCGGGTGACTCATGTGGGAGATAAGACTCAAGTACTTATGGAGTGGAAGGGCGACCCGGTTTTACTATGTCAAAATAATATTCTGGTGTCATCGTTTCATCCCGAGTTGACCGGTTCGGTATTTTTGCATGATTATTTTATATCAAAATTCTGGCCCGATGCGTAA